CTTTCCATTTTTCATGTCGTAAAGCAACTTATAATCACCTTGTCTTATTGCCGAGAAAAAGTTAATTCCAGGGCCGTCTGGCACGGTCCACTTGTTGGGGATATTCCATACCAATGGACGGCTGTTCCAATTGTCGGACCTATTGCCTTCCATTAATGGCAAAAGATTTTTTCCATCTGGTTTTTCCTGTACGAGCTGATAGTGCTCTATTTTGGCTAAGCTGAGAATTGTTGGAAAGAGATCTTCGACCATAACAGGGCTAGCTTCTGTACTTGCAGGATGTTTCTTGGCCTGTTTGATTAACAGCGGAACCCGGATTCCTCCTTCGTAAACCGACCCTTTACCGGCTTTTAAAGGGAGGTTCTGTGTATGGCTTGGTCCGGTGCGCATCGGGCTGAGGCTAAGTCCGCCATTGTCGCTCAGGAAAATAATGACGGTATTATCGTACAGGTTTTTGTCTTTGAGAAATTGTACGATATCACCCATACTTTTATCATAACCTTCGACCAGAGACGCATAAGCAGCTTCAGTAGAATCTAAGCCACGGTCGAGGTATTTTTGTACAAAACGTGGATCTGGTTGGATCGGGACATGCACCGCATAGTTGGAAAAATGAAGAAAAAAAGGTTCTTTACGGCGTATAGGTTCTTCGAGTGCCTTGAGGGCTTCCCGAGTCAGCGCTTCGGTTAGGAATGTCGAAGTACCATGATATTCCATCAAATCAGGCACAGCTTGATAACTGGCTTTACCAGGCATATTACCGTAATTCTGCTCGCCATAATAGTTTTGGGGGTGCCCAGCGGAGTGGCCTGCAATATTGACCATAAAGCCCAAATTCAACGGACTGGCACCAGGTGTTCCGGCAGATCCCCAATGTGCTTTGCCCACATGAATGGTATAGTAACCATTGGCCTTGAGGATGCTTGGAAATGGAGTGGCATATATCGTATGTGGTATATTGGGCACAGGGCTTAGTCCGTTAATATTCCAATCTGGTGGATTCAACAATTCATCTTTGCTATCTGTTGGTGTGTCAGCCTTGGGATGGGTCCAATTGGTGACACGATGATGAGCTGCATTTAAACCGGTCAGAAAACTCACTCGGGAAGGTGTGCACACCGGGGTTGCATAGGCATTGGTAAATTTAATGGCTTCTTTGGCCAATGTTTCCAGATAGGGGGTATGAAACTTTTCGTTGATTGGTGTTTTGACCTTGTAAAATGGTTCGGACATGTCCTGCCAACCAAGATCATCTACAAAAAACACGACAATATTGGGGCGTTCTGTTGTGGATACCGATTGATGCTTTTGCTTAATTTTAGTTCGGTTGACTGTTTGCGCATGGCCTCCTACATACATGCCCATAAATACTACCGCAAGGGTGAATGATAAATTGTTTTTGTGAAATAACATAAGGACAGCTTATAGTTTAAATATCGGGACTTATTATTGATCCAACCTTTGGAAATCACTTTGTTTACCATTTACAGTATTGTTGGAAACGCTACTATTTGCGACACGTTCAAAAAATAAGGGCTTTTTATTCCAATGAAATGCAGGATATTCCTTATTGGTCTTGATTTGGTTGTTGCGGAAGACCAATCCATCGACCGATTTGGCATAAAGAATAGGCTTATCGAAGGTTTCAAAGTGGTTGTCCTCGATGATGATGTGGCTATGGAAGTATTTCTGCTGATTTTTTAAATCCGGAATTTCTGGATAGATCGATATAATCGCATTGGTAAATTGGAACATATTGGTCAAGGCATTGATAAACGTATTTTTTCGGATGCGAATATCGTGGCAGCTGCCAGTTTCATACCAACCATTGGCATCGCCACACAGGAGAATAGCGGTACCTGAAGTATGATCAAACAGGTTGTTTTCTACCAGGGTCTTTTTTGGCGTACTGAATAAAGCGCCCCGGGCTCTATTGTGACGAATGGTATTGCCGCTAAATAGTACACTGGGAGTCCATGTGAGGTTTTCGATGCCAATATCCATTTTTGTTGGGTCAATAGCTGGATCCAAAGCAGTACTTAAGGTGATTTTGAATTCGCGGATTGGATCTGAGGTTTTCTCGCGTAAAACGCTAATGGATTGGATCTTATTTTTTTGGTCCCAGAGCTCCATGGTACTGGATCGTATAAATTGGACAGTATCCCCTTTGTAACCCCAGTCAAATCCGTAGGATTGATCGTGCATGTAACGGCCAATCAAAGTTTTGTCATCCAGTCGTTTGGTGATCTTGAGGTAAGTGCCGTGGATGTTGATGGCATCATCCATCATATTTTCGTAGAGCCCATTCTTCGAGACAATGACTCCCTTGCAGCCCGAAAAATGTGTAGCATCAGCCTGCGCTGTAAAATAACGTGGATCCTGATCGTTGCGAAGAGCAATTCGGAAATCTTCTAAGGTGATATTGTCCGTTAATTGAGCTAACAAGCCCATGCCTTCGGCATAATGGACGGAGATATTTTCTAGTCGTATATTTTTTCCTTTATGGACAAACACGCCCGGGCTGGGACGAAATCCAGCGCGCATGGCAACGACAGTGCCCGGTATAAGTTTGTTGTTCTTCCATTGCTGAGCTTGTATTACGCCCGGAGAAAGTTCCTTTACTTTGCTGGTGCCAACACGAATGTCGCTGGTATTATAAACAATACGCTTGGTCTTTTCTTCAAAGGCAATACCGGATGTTGGTTTTAATTCCCAACCTTCACCGGTATTGTAAAATATACTGTCCTTAATTTTGTAAGTTACCCAGGGAGCAGTCTGATACGTGATTGTACCGTTGATGCTATCATTTTGTAGGATCTTAACCTGGCAGATCTGAGGACGCTCAAAATCGATGTGGATATTTTTCAGCGTTAAGTTCTTGTTTTCAATCAATGCAATAGGCAGCATCCTGCCATGATAAATAAAATCTGAACCCTGTCCATCGATTGTGATGTTATCGCAATTTTCAAATGCCATGCCTACCGTCTTGGGGTTGTCCTGATCGTGATTGGAAATGTAGTATTCGCGGACTAGCGCTCCTTCTGGATGAAAGTCATAGCGCCCCTTTTTGAATTTTAAAATAATAGGTTCTTTCTTGCCAATCTTGCTGAGAATAGACTGAATGGCCTTATTGACCAATGCAGTGCTGTTGTTGCCTGTATTTGGAAGCACGCCATAGTTTGACAGATCGATGATCTTTGGATTAAGCTGTGCCTGGCTGTGCATGTGAAAAAAAATAGAGATAATGATTAGCAGGTAGGATTTTAGGATATTCATGATAATCACATTAGAATAAATTGGTGTATGTTGTGCTTTTCCTTGTCGGATTAGGCTTGTCGAAGATAGGTAATATCCCTCAACATAGCAATTATGGTGCTGAGCGTAGCGATATTTTTACGTGTTTTATCAATCGACATTTATCCTAAAGTTTACAGGTAAATGGTACGCTTTCTACCATAACAGTGAATTGTCACAAAAAAATGGCGAATTCAACGATTGGCTTCGTTCCATCTGCGTAGACCGCTTGGAGTTCAATAAGGACGGCAGTATCAAGAAGGTAAAGCAGACTGGTGTACTGACAGGCCCCAAATAATCGATGGACACGAAGACGATATGTTGCCAAAAAAAATTAACTTTAAGGGCGGAACAACTGTTTCGCCCTTAAACCATCGAACACTTAATTGTTTAAAATGCTAACGAAGAATATCAAACGTAAAACCAATACATTGTTAGGCACAATATGTTGCTGTTCTCTTCTTTCGGTCAGTATGCTAAAAGGTTTTTCCCAAGCTAGAATGACGAAAGATTATGTTGATTATGTTAATCCATACATGGGAAACATCAGTCATTTATTGGTACCGACCTACCCAACGGTTCACTTGCCAAACAGCCTTTTGCGCGTTTATCCTGAGCGGGGAGACTATACTTCAGATCGTCTGTTTGGTCTGCCGCTTATCGTTACCAGCCATCGTGGAAGATCGGCTTTCAACCTTAGCCCAATGGTAAAATTGCCAAGCGGTTTGAAACCGGTACAATTGTACAGTTACGATCAGGAGGAAATTCATCCGTATGCGTATTCCGTGTTATTGGATCAAGAGAATATTCAGGTAGACTATGCGTTGTCGCATCAGTCGGGGATGTATACCTTTACTTTTCCGGGAACTTCGACAAAATACCTGCAGTTCAACTCACAGGAGGGGAAACTTCAATGGGACGGTCAGGGACTTTCGGGTATGCAGGATATTGGTAATGGCACGCATGTGTATATTTATGCCCTTCCCGAATCCAAACCTGTTGCTGTGAAGCGACTGCAAGGCCAACAACTGGAAAATGCCACCGAAGCTGCTGGTAAGAATTCTTGTCTGGTACTGGAGTTTAATCAAGCAGGAACTAGCTTGCGCATGAAATATGGCGTTTCATTTATTGATGCGGCACAAGCAAAAGCCAATTTGAAGCGTGAAATCAGCGACTTTGACCAAAAGAAGCTGGCGGATAAAGGACGTAAAATATGGAACGATGCTTTAGGTAAAATTGCTGTGGAAGGCGACAATGAGTCCAATAAGCATGTGTTTTATACGTCTTTATACCGCACTTACGAAAGGCCTGTCAACATTTCTGAAGATGGTCGTTATTACAGTGCGTTCGACGGAAAGGTACATCAGGACGAAGGTAAACCTTTTTTTACAGATGACTGGATCTGGGACTCCTACCGTGCACATCATCCATTGCGGGTACTCTTGGATCCCAACATAGAGTCCATGATCCTCAATTCTTTTGTCCGGATGTCCGAGCAAATGGAGCAGCCATGGTTGCCTACTTTCCCTGAGATTACCGGCGATAGTAGACGGATGAATTCCAATCATGGTGTAGCAACTTTGTTGGATGCTTACCGCAAAGGAGTGCGCAATTTTGATA
The Sphingobacterium multivorum genome window above contains:
- a CDS encoding sulfatase is translated as MLFHKNNLSFTLAVVFMGMYVGGHAQTVNRTKIKQKHQSVSTTERPNIVVFFVDDLGWQDMSEPFYKVKTPINEKFHTPYLETLAKEAIKFTNAYATPVCTPSRVSFLTGLNAAHHRVTNWTHPKADTPTDSKDELLNPPDWNINGLSPVPNIPHTIYATPFPSILKANGYYTIHVGKAHWGSAGTPGASPLNLGFMVNIAGHSAGHPQNYYGEQNYGNMPGKASYQAVPDLMEYHGTSTFLTEALTREALKALEEPIRRKEPFFLHFSNYAVHVPIQPDPRFVQKYLDRGLDSTEAAYASLVEGYDKSMGDIVQFLKDKNLYDNTVIIFLSDNGGLSLSPMRTGPSHTQNLPLKAGKGSVYEGGIRVPLLIKQAKKHPASTEASPVMVEDLFPTILSLAKIEHYQLVQEKPDGKNLLPLMEGNRSDNWNSRPLVWNIPNKWTVPDGPGINFFSAIRQGDYKLLYDMKNGKLELYNLQQDIGELNNLAPKMTGKTSELSKLLSDQLRTWRAQLPTYKATGQQIPYPDQIKLMD
- a CDS encoding right-handed parallel beta-helix repeat-containing protein; amino-acid sequence: MNILKSYLLIIISIFFHMHSQAQLNPKIIDLSNYGVLPNTGNNSTALVNKAIQSILSKIGKKEPIILKFKKGRYDFHPEGALVREYYISNHDQDNPKTVGMAFENCDNITIDGQGSDFIYHGRMLPIALIENKNLTLKNIHIDFERPQICQVKILQNDSINGTITYQTAPWVTYKIKDSIFYNTGEGWELKPTSGIAFEEKTKRIVYNTSDIRVGTSKVKELSPGVIQAQQWKNNKLIPGTVVAMRAGFRPSPGVFVHKGKNIRLENISVHYAEGMGLLAQLTDNITLEDFRIALRNDQDPRYFTAQADATHFSGCKGVIVSKNGLYENMMDDAINIHGTYLKITKRLDDKTLIGRYMHDQSYGFDWGYKGDTVQFIRSSTMELWDQKNKIQSISVLREKTSDPIREFKITLSTALDPAIDPTKMDIGIENLTWTPSVLFSGNTIRHNRARGALFSTPKKTLVENNLFDHTSGTAILLCGDANGWYETGSCHDIRIRKNTFINALTNMFQFTNAIISIYPEIPDLKNQQKYFHSHIIIEDNHFETFDKPILYAKSVDGLVFRNNQIKTNKEYPAFHWNKKPLFFERVANSSVSNNTVNGKQSDFQRLDQ
- a CDS encoding GH92 family glycosyl hydrolase, with amino-acid sequence MLTKNIKRKTNTLLGTICCCSLLSVSMLKGFSQARMTKDYVDYVNPYMGNISHLLVPTYPTVHLPNSLLRVYPERGDYTSDRLFGLPLIVTSHRGRSAFNLSPMVKLPSGLKPVQLYSYDQEEIHPYAYSVLLDQENIQVDYALSHQSGMYTFTFPGTSTKYLQFNSQEGKLQWDGQGLSGMQDIGNGTHVYIYALPESKPVAVKRLQGQQLENATEAAGKNSCLVLEFNQAGTSLRMKYGVSFIDAAQAKANLKREISDFDQKKLADKGRKIWNDALGKIAVEGDNESNKHVFYTSLYRTYERPVNISEDGRYYSAFDGKVHQDEGKPFFTDDWIWDSYRAHHPLRVLLDPNIESMILNSFVRMSEQMEQPWLPTFPEITGDSRRMNSNHGVATLLDAYRKGVRNFDIKKAYLAAKGAITEKTLAPWSGKAAGKLDEFFKEKGYIPALYPGEKETIPEVNGFERRQPVAVTLGTSYDLWCLAQLAQELGIQTDYDLFMKQSFNYRNLFNEQTKFFHPKDDKGNFIMPFDYVFSGGQGAREYYGENNAWIYRWDVQHNIPDLIKLMGGNELFVKYLDEMFQQPLGRSKFDFYAQLPDHTGNVGQFSMANEPALHIPYLYNYAGQPWMTQKRIHKLIGEWFRNDLMGVPGDEDGGGMSAFVVFSQMGFYPVTPGLTSYSIGSPFFQKVSIQLPNGKSFVIIGKNASAKNKYIQSAKLNGQALNLPQLTHADVLKGGTLEFVMGDSANRNWGN